TTACAAAAAAGGGCGGTTTTTCTATAGGCTTACTCCTTCAGCAGCTCCAGAGGGACTCCAAAGTACACCTTTAGGTAGTTTTGGTCAATTCTATACAGTACAAAACTTTTTCTCTTTGAATCCCTTGACAATAGCATGATATAGCGGTATTTTTTGCTTCAGCTTATGCAGGATATACAGATTCATAGGCTAGCAAGTATTTTATGGAGGTACATTTTTATGGTAGCTTTATCATCTATCAGATCACATTGGCTGGACGATGCTCCAGCTGTCACAGTATCAGCAGAGTGGCTAAAGGATTTTGGGTTTGAGGTAGGATGCAAGGTAGTTATTGAGGTTTCACAGGGCGTCATTACTATAAAGAAAGTGGATAGTGAGGATGAGATATGAGGGGGTTTGAGAAGTTTTTACATAGGGCTGCCAAGGATTATGGCAGCTCAGTCTTCCAATTCAGGTTCTTTTTTTACATCCTGTATATCTTTAAGAAGCATTGATTTAGCTGCTTTTAGTTATTCAAGCTTTAGTGCAAAGGCTTGTATTTTTTACAGGCTTTTTCAGTAAATCTGGAGGGTTTTGTATATGAAGGTTTTAGTATCTGGAAGCCGTTTTTATAGGGATTACCAGAAGATTTTAGTCGTTGTCAAAAGCCTGGATATTGATTTGCTTATTGCCGGAGGATGCCGTGGGGCTGATACTCTTGCCGTTCGTGCTGCTCATCAGTGCGGTATAAGGTTTGTTGAGTATCCGGCGGACTGGCAGAGATTTGGCAAAAGTGCTGGGCCTCGGCGTAATCAGCAGATGCTGGATATGGAAAATCCAGATTTACTTTTGGTATTTCATGAGGACTTGGCAAGAAGTAAAGGGACTCGTGATATGCTTCATAGAGCCATCAAGGCAGATATTCCATACAGGATTTTTTCTTAAAGCATGCTTTATACCATGAATAAGGGCTGTTGATATTTGTGCGGGTTTCTGGCTTTGTCAGACTCTAACGCTTTGCAGAGAATGCCTTTATTCCTGGTTTTGAAGTTTTTCTAAAGGCTGTATTTTTTGATACGGCTTTTATAAAAGTTTTAAAACCTTTGCTTAGAAGTTGATGCGGGACTTTTTTAATAAGGTCTAACGCTGAGTTAGGGATGCTTAAGGTCAATTATGTACCTTGAAATATGAATAACTGGGAGGA
The genomic region above belongs to Pseudobacteroides sp. and contains:
- a CDS encoding SymE family type I addiction module toxin — encoded protein: MVALSSIRSHWLDDAPAVTVSAEWLKDFGFEVGCKVVIEVSQGVITIKKVDSEDEI
- a CDS encoding SLOG family protein, coding for MKVLVSGSRFYRDYQKILVVVKSLDIDLLIAGGCRGADTLAVRAAHQCGIRFVEYPADWQRFGKSAGPRRNQQMLDMENPDLLLVFHEDLARSKGTRDMLHRAIKADIPYRIFS